One stretch of Lacrimispora sphenoides DNA includes these proteins:
- a CDS encoding phosphate/phosphite/phosphonate ABC transporter substrate-binding protein has translation MKKTVSVLMAAALCAAMIGGCSGGSQTGATTAAGETTKAEAKAENKKVDKLNVYFVPSREPQEIVTATEPLKDMLKSELGKEGYDIGEVVITVGTSYEAVGEALSAGTADIGLIPGGTYVLYDDGAEVILTATRDALSKNFDSAKDWNDGKATEGTTDQATSYRALIIAGPSEKGKALADKVNKGEALTFEDLDGANWSVMSSSSPAGYIYPSLWLQDNFQKNILNLSHAVQSDSYGSAFARLASGQVDVLCTYADARRDYEEKWKSEYGRAGSIWEETGVIGVTPPIFNDTVSVSKTSKIMDDAFVKAVQNAFINIGNTEEGKKVIAIYSHNGYKPAQSSDYDNERAAQKMIKELNAK, from the coding sequence ATGAAAAAAACAGTTTCTGTATTAATGGCAGCAGCACTTTGTGCAGCAATGATCGGCGGATGTTCTGGCGGCAGCCAAACAGGAGCCACAACCGCAGCAGGAGAAACCACAAAGGCGGAGGCAAAAGCTGAGAACAAGAAGGTTGACAAACTGAATGTATACTTTGTTCCTTCCAGGGAGCCACAGGAGATCGTAACCGCCACAGAGCCTTTAAAAGACATGCTGAAGTCAGAGCTGGGAAAAGAAGGCTATGATATCGGTGAAGTAGTAATTACGGTTGGAACCAGCTATGAAGCGGTTGGAGAAGCTCTTTCCGCAGGTACTGCAGATATCGGTCTGATTCCTGGAGGAACTTATGTCCTTTATGATGATGGTGCAGAAGTGATTCTTACGGCCACCAGGGATGCATTAAGCAAGAATTTCGATTCCGCAAAGGACTGGAATGACGGCAAGGCAACCGAGGGAACCACTGATCAGGCAACTTCCTACCGCGCGCTTATTATTGCAGGACCTTCAGAAAAGGGAAAAGCGTTGGCAGATAAGGTAAACAAGGGCGAAGCATTGACCTTTGAGGATTTAGACGGAGCAAACTGGAGCGTTATGTCATCCTCTTCACCGGCAGGATACATTTATCCCTCCTTATGGCTTCAGGATAATTTCCAGAAGAATATTTTAAATCTTTCCCACGCAGTTCAGTCTGATTCCTATGGAAGCGCATTTGCAAGACTTGCTTCCGGACAGGTAGATGTTCTCTGTACCTATGCGGACGCCCGCAGGGATTATGAGGAGAAATGGAAATCTGAATACGGAAGAGCCGGCTCCATCTGGGAAGAAACAGGTGTAATCGGTGTGACTCCTCCTATTTTCAATGATACGGTCAGCGTGAGCAAGACCTCCAAAATCATGGATGATGCGTTTGTAAAGGCAGTTCAGAACGCATTTATCAACATTGGCAACACGGAAGAGGGCAAGAAAGTCATCGCCATCTACAGCCACAATGGTTATAAGCCTGCACAGAGTTCTGATTATGACAATGAACGTGCGGCACAGAAGATGATTAAGGAATTAAATGCGAAATAA
- a CDS encoding LacI family DNA-binding transcriptional regulator, which produces MATIKEISQLADVSIATVSRVLNQDDTIVVSPEVKKRIFRIAHELKYVPPRRRHAQKERGIVIGVADWHIIRKDRTNIRLSSLDLIVKSMSGKNDVRFVRLDKNQPGQYDGIMAFGVFSEEEMEFLRMQSFAIVFINSDPKDYEYDSIVMDFNKGIHEMLDYLMDQKKYCSVGYIGGIYEEGQVRIGYRRLEGIRGAFMQRGFYEEGNFYIGDISRESGYHLAKQAIQSGRLPEAVLLGSEEVAEGALEAFQDAGLRVPKDVAVVIYKDIETLESKWPSYTKVRMFPDIVWQTAIKLLLEQIQEGRKDNMTIFLPTKLEVGDSA; this is translated from the coding sequence ATGGCTACAATAAAAGAAATTTCGCAGCTTGCGGATGTATCCATTGCAACGGTATCAAGGGTATTAAACCAGGATGATACCATTGTGGTAAGTCCGGAAGTGAAAAAAAGGATATTCAGAATTGCCCACGAGTTAAAATATGTCCCACCCAGGAGGCGTCATGCACAGAAAGAAAGAGGAATTGTCATAGGAGTAGCTGACTGGCATATTATCCGGAAAGACCGGACCAACATCAGGCTTTCTTCCCTGGACTTAATCGTAAAGTCCATGTCAGGTAAAAATGATGTGCGGTTTGTACGGCTGGATAAAAATCAACCTGGACAGTACGACGGTATCATGGCCTTCGGTGTTTTTTCCGAGGAAGAGATGGAGTTTCTGCGTATGCAGAGTTTTGCCATCGTATTCATCAATTCGGATCCAAAGGATTATGAGTATGACAGCATTGTCATGGACTTTAATAAGGGAATCCATGAAATGCTGGACTATCTTATGGATCAGAAAAAATACTGCAGCGTCGGCTATATCGGAGGAATTTATGAAGAAGGCCAGGTAAGAATCGGTTACCGGAGACTGGAAGGAATCCGGGGAGCTTTTATGCAGAGAGGCTTTTATGAGGAAGGGAATTTTTACATAGGCGATATCAGCAGGGAAAGCGGTTATCATCTGGCAAAGCAGGCAATCCAGTCAGGCCGTCTGCCGGAAGCGGTGCTCTTAGGAAGCGAAGAGGTGGCGGAAGGGGCATTGGAAGCCTTTCAGGATGCAGGTCTTCGTGTACCAAAGGATGTGGCTGTGGTCATCTATAAGGACATTGAGACCCTGGAATCCAAATGGCCCTCGTACACCAAGGTCCGGATGTTTCCTGATATCGTGTGGCAGACAGCGATCAAGCTTCTGCTGGAACAGATCCAGGAAGGCCGTAAGGACAATATGACAATTTTTCTCCCGACAAAGCTAGAGGTAGGGGACAGTGCGTGA
- a CDS encoding DNA topoisomerase III, whose amino-acid sequence MKALIIAEKPSVARDIARVLHCNKNNNGVIEGGNYLVTWGLGHLVTLADPEDYDPKYKEWKIEDLPMMPDQFRLEVIKQTGKQYRVVKSQIHRADVGEIIIATDAGREGELVARLILEKAGNKKPIKRLWISSVTDKAIKEGFAKLKNGHDYDNLYDAAMCRAEADWLVGINATRALTCKYNASLSCGRVQTPTLAIIARREEEIKNFVPKPFYGITAKCTNPALSFTWRDEKSKSFRSFDKDRVEALLGKMKAQGEGVVTEVKSVPKKKESPQLYDLTELQREANRRFNYSAKETLNIMQRLYENHKVLTYPRTDSRYLSSDIVPSIKERLEACGVGPYRKLAGRLVIQRIQAAPSFVNDKKVTDHHAIIPTEQFVQLDHMTIDERKIYDLVVRRFLAVLYPPFEYEQTEITLDLGGETLAARGKTVKALGWKEVYETQDEEDEEQELKEQNLPVMKKGDRLAKLTVAMTEGKTKPPSPFQEATLLTAMENPVSYMETKDRDMARTLGETGGLGTVATRADIIEKLFSGFLLERRGKDIYLTSKAKQLLTLVPEDLKKPELTAEWEMRLSEIAGGKLKRAAFMKDIRQYSGELIHQIRAGEGSFNHDNLTNHKCPDCGKRMLAVKGKNSEMLVCQDRECGHRETVSRTSNARCPVCHKKLELRGKGDGQIFVCKCGYKEKLSSFKERRAKEGAGVSKKDVAKYINQQKKEGDMPINSAFADAFAKLNLGGKED is encoded by the coding sequence ATGAAAGCTTTAATCATAGCGGAAAAACCGTCAGTGGCCAGGGACATTGCCCGGGTCCTTCACTGCAATAAGAACAACAATGGAGTAATCGAAGGGGGGAATTATTTGGTCACCTGGGGACTTGGTCATCTGGTCACATTGGCTGATCCTGAAGATTATGATCCCAAATATAAGGAATGGAAGATAGAGGATCTTCCCATGATGCCGGACCAGTTCCGGCTTGAAGTCATCAAACAGACAGGAAAGCAGTACCGTGTGGTAAAATCCCAGATCCACCGGGCAGATGTGGGAGAAATCATCATTGCCACTGATGCCGGACGGGAAGGGGAGCTTGTAGCCAGGCTGATCCTGGAAAAGGCGGGGAATAAGAAGCCGATAAAAAGGCTCTGGATCTCTTCTGTTACGGACAAGGCCATTAAGGAAGGCTTTGCAAAGTTAAAAAATGGCCATGATTACGATAACCTGTACGATGCCGCCATGTGCCGTGCCGAAGCGGACTGGCTGGTAGGTATCAATGCCACCAGGGCGCTGACCTGCAAATACAACGCCAGCTTAAGCTGCGGCCGTGTGCAGACTCCTACCCTTGCCATCATCGCAAGGAGAGAAGAGGAGATCAAAAATTTTGTTCCCAAACCTTTCTACGGCATTACGGCCAAATGTACGAACCCGGCACTTTCCTTTACCTGGCGGGATGAGAAGTCAAAGAGTTTCCGTTCCTTTGACAAGGACCGGGTGGAAGCCCTTTTAGGTAAAATGAAAGCCCAGGGCGAGGGAGTGGTCACAGAGGTGAAAAGTGTTCCGAAGAAGAAGGAATCTCCCCAGCTTTATGATCTGACGGAACTGCAGAGGGAAGCCAACCGAAGGTTTAACTATTCTGCAAAAGAGACGTTAAATATCATGCAGAGGCTTTATGAAAACCACAAGGTCCTTACTTACCCCAGAACAGATTCCAGGTATCTAAGCTCGGATATCGTTCCATCCATTAAGGAAAGGCTGGAGGCCTGCGGCGTTGGGCCATACCGGAAGCTGGCCGGAAGGCTGGTGATCCAGAGGATCCAGGCAGCTCCTTCCTTTGTGAACGACAAGAAGGTGACGGATCACCATGCCATCATTCCTACGGAACAGTTTGTTCAGCTGGACCACATGACCATTGATGAGCGGAAAATCTATGATCTGGTGGTCCGCAGATTCCTGGCGGTACTGTATCCTCCTTTTGAATATGAACAGACAGAGATTACCCTGGATTTAGGGGGAGAAACTCTGGCAGCCAGAGGAAAGACCGTAAAGGCACTGGGCTGGAAGGAAGTTTATGAAACCCAGGATGAGGAAGACGAGGAACAGGAATTAAAGGAACAGAATCTTCCTGTTATGAAAAAGGGGGACCGGCTTGCTAAGCTGACGGTTGCTATGACCGAAGGAAAGACAAAGCCACCGTCACCCTTTCAGGAAGCAACCCTTCTTACCGCCATGGAAAATCCGGTATCTTATATGGAAACAAAAGACCGTGACATGGCAAGGACCCTGGGAGAAACAGGGGGACTTGGGACCGTGGCCACAAGGGCAGATATCATTGAAAAGCTGTTTTCCGGCTTTCTTCTGGAACGGCGCGGAAAGGACATTTATTTGACCTCCAAGGCCAAACAGCTGCTTACCCTTGTACCGGAGGATCTAAAGAAACCGGAGCTGACAGCGGAATGGGAGATGAGGCTTTCTGAAATTGCCGGGGGAAAATTAAAACGGGCCGCGTTTATGAAGGATATCAGGCAGTATTCCGGGGAGTTGATCCATCAGATCAGGGCCGGAGAAGGCAGCTTTAACCATGATAACCTGACCAATCACAAATGCCCGGACTGCGGCAAGCGGATGCTGGCAGTCAAAGGAAAAAACAGCGAGATGCTGGTCTGCCAGGACAGGGAGTGCGGGCACCGGGAGACAGTTTCCAGAACCAGTAATGCAAGATGCCCGGTCTGCCATAAGAAGCTGGAGCTTAGGGGGAAAGGGGACGGACAAATCTTTGTTTGCAAATGCGGCTACAAGGAAAAGCTTTCTTCCTTTAAGGAACGGCGTGCAAAGGAAGGCGCCGGGGTATCCAAAAAAGATGTGGCAAAGTATATAAACCAGCAGAAAAAGGAAGGGGATATGCCCATTAATTCAGCCTTTGCAGACGCTTTTGCAAAGCTGAATCTGGGAGGTAAAGAGGATTAA
- a CDS encoding sugar phosphate isomerase/epimerase family protein — protein MKYSLFTVSVPDMTPVQALSKMREFGYDGVDWRVTDIPEDPEILKEKPSYWRNNYCTIDIETVDKKAEEIKALADQYGICIHALATYLKSTDSADKIERCMAAAKAMDCKRIRINAPSYDGKRTYGELFEEAAEGFKQVEVLAKKYDIKVAFEMHMRTITPTASAAYRLASQFDPRYIGVIYDTGNVIYEGFEEYKMAFEILGPYLDQVHIKNAKWEKKDVDGIEKYVPVWAPLMEGHADFERCFQALKEVGYHGFVTFEDFSSADSSEEKLKTDINYIKGIVEAMEQQEA, from the coding sequence ATGAAATATTCATTATTTACAGTAAGTGTACCGGATATGACTCCGGTGCAGGCATTATCAAAGATGAGGGAATTCGGATATGACGGAGTCGATTGGAGAGTGACAGATATACCAGAAGATCCGGAAATTTTAAAGGAGAAGCCTTCTTATTGGAGAAATAATTATTGTACCATTGACATAGAAACCGTTGATAAAAAAGCGGAAGAAATAAAAGCCCTTGCCGATCAATACGGCATTTGCATTCATGCACTGGCTACTTATTTAAAGAGTACTGACAGCGCAGACAAGATTGAACGGTGTATGGCGGCAGCAAAAGCTATGGACTGCAAACGGATCAGGATCAATGCTCCTTCCTATGACGGGAAGCGGACTTACGGCGAATTGTTTGAGGAGGCGGCAGAGGGCTTTAAACAGGTTGAGGTGCTGGCGAAAAAGTATGATATTAAAGTAGCTTTTGAGATGCATATGAGAACCATTACCCCGACGGCAAGCGCAGCGTATCGTCTGGCTTCGCAGTTTGATCCCCGTTATATCGGCGTGATTTATGATACTGGAAATGTAATTTATGAAGGTTTTGAAGAATACAAAATGGCTTTTGAAATCCTGGGGCCATATCTGGATCAGGTCCACATAAAAAATGCCAAATGGGAAAAGAAAGATGTGGACGGAATAGAAAAGTATGTTCCCGTATGGGCTCCTCTTATGGAAGGACATGCAGATTTTGAAAGGTGTTTTCAGGCGCTAAAAGAGGTTGGATATCATGGATTTGTGACATTTGAAGATTTTTCTTCTGCAGACAGTTCAGAAGAAAAGCTTAAGACGGATATAAATTATATAAAAGGAATTGTTGAAGCCATGGAACAGCAGGAAGCGTGA
- a CDS encoding AraC family ligand binding domain-containing protein, producing the protein MNEITIRSIEQLLVSHIRTCRNAERTLHLHNNAYELMLFKSGNVDYFINNATYHLTPGSLTFICPNDIHGLFIKDNNPYERIPIHIEENYADSLSTPVTDLFRCFYNRKP; encoded by the coding sequence ATGAACGAAATTACCATTCGATCCATTGAGCAGCTGCTCGTATCACATATCCGGACCTGCCGCAATGCAGAACGAACCCTTCATTTGCACAATAATGCGTACGAGCTCATGTTGTTTAAAAGCGGAAATGTAGATTATTTCATTAACAATGCCACTTACCATCTGACGCCTGGCAGCCTGACCTTCATATGCCCCAATGATATTCACGGATTATTCATCAAGGACAATAATCCTTACGAAAGAATTCCGATCCACATCGAGGAAAACTATGCGGACAGCCTGTCAACACCGGTGACTGATCTTTTCCGTTGCTTCTATAACCGAAAACCGTAA
- a CDS encoding helix-turn-helix domain-containing protein, with protein sequence MSRSRLSHLFKEYTGTSLWNYIITRRIQYARTLLLKGTSITATCYECGFRDYAHFVKVFTRINGISPGRYSRIISAEKKEASSSKLLF encoded by the coding sequence ATCAGCCGTTCCAGACTAAGCCATTTATTTAAAGAATATACAGGAACTTCCCTTTGGAATTATATCATCACCAGACGAATACAGTATGCCCGCACACTTTTATTAAAGGGTACTTCCATCACCGCCACCTGTTATGAATGCGGTTTTAGGGATTATGCTCATTTCGTTAAAGTTTTCACCAGAATCAATGGCATTTCTCCCGGCAGATACTCCAGGATTATTTCGGCAGAAAAAAAAGAAGCTTCTTCTTCAAAGCTCCTTTTTTAA
- a CDS encoding MATE family efflux transporter, whose product MKKFIGNKAFYRMVLTIAIPIMVQNGITNFVSLLDNIMVGMVGTEQMSGVAIVNQLIFVFNISIFGIISGAGIFGAQFFGCGRHDGVRHTFRFKIICCALLSVVAVAVFFFFGEDMIAMYLHGEGNDAELATALMHGRRYMLVMLIGLVPFAIEQAYVSTLRECGETIVPMKAGIVAVLVNLVFNYILIFGKLGAPVLGVVGAAIATVMARFVEATIIIAWTHRNEKKNPFITGAYKSFYIPAGLVRNIFVKGTPLIVNEALWAAGVATLMQCYSVRGLTAVAGLNISATIGNVFNVVYLALGSAVSIIVGQLLGAGKMEEARETDTKLIAFSVGSCVIMGALLAVTAPLFPMIYNTTDEVRSLAVQFIRILALCMPMNAFMNVAYFTLRSGGKTMITFLFDSVFMWVVSIPVAYTLSRYTGIPIVPLYFMCQVVEIIKCIVGFVLVKKGVWIHNIVLGQED is encoded by the coding sequence ATGAAAAAATTCATCGGAAATAAGGCATTTTACAGAATGGTGCTGACAATCGCCATTCCCATTATGGTTCAAAACGGGATCACCAACTTTGTCAGCCTGCTGGATAATATTATGGTGGGCATGGTTGGAACAGAGCAGATGTCCGGCGTGGCAATTGTGAACCAGCTGATCTTTGTCTTTAACATCAGTATTTTTGGAATCATATCGGGAGCAGGTATTTTCGGCGCCCAGTTCTTTGGCTGCGGAAGGCATGACGGAGTGCGTCATACGTTCCGGTTTAAAATCATCTGCTGCGCGCTTCTTTCTGTGGTTGCGGTGGCCGTGTTTTTCTTCTTTGGAGAGGATATGATCGCCATGTATCTCCACGGAGAAGGGAATGATGCGGAGCTTGCGACAGCGCTGATGCATGGAAGACGGTATATGCTGGTCATGCTGATTGGTTTGGTACCCTTTGCAATTGAGCAGGCTTATGTCAGTACTTTGAGGGAATGCGGAGAAACGATAGTTCCCATGAAAGCCGGAATTGTGGCAGTCCTGGTAAATCTTGTATTTAACTATATCCTGATCTTTGGAAAGCTGGGAGCCCCGGTACTTGGTGTAGTTGGGGCGGCAATTGCAACCGTTATGGCCAGATTTGTAGAAGCAACGATTATAATTGCCTGGACCCATAGAAATGAGAAAAAGAATCCGTTTATTACAGGAGCTTATAAAAGCTTTTATATACCGGCAGGCCTTGTGAGGAATATCTTTGTGAAAGGAACACCTCTCATCGTAAATGAAGCCCTTTGGGCAGCGGGGGTGGCTACCCTGATGCAGTGCTATTCTGTGAGAGGACTGACTGCGGTGGCAGGCCTTAATATATCCGCCACCATAGGAAATGTATTTAATGTGGTTTACTTAGCCTTAGGAAGCGCGGTCTCCATTATCGTAGGACAGCTTTTGGGAGCCGGAAAAATGGAGGAAGCCAGGGAAACGGACACGAAGCTGATCGCATTTTCCGTTGGTTCTTGTGTGATTATGGGTGCCCTTTTAGCGGTCACGGCCCCTCTGTTCCCCATGATCTACAACACCACGGACGAGGTCAGGAGCCTGGCTGTCCAGTTTATCCGTATACTGGCTTTGTGCATGCCTATGAATGCGTTTATGAATGTGGCTTATTTTACCCTGCGTTCCGGCGGTAAGACGATGATCACATTTTTATTTGACAGCGTATTCATGTGGGTGGTCAGCATTCCGGTAGCCTATACCTTAAGCCGGTATACTGGCATTCCCATCGTACCGTTATATTTCATGTGCCAGGTGGTGGAGATCATTAAATGCATCGTTGGCTTTGTGTTGGTGAAGAAGGGCGTGTGGATCCATAACATCGTATTGGGGCAGGAAGATTAA
- a CDS encoding ABC transporter permease subunit has protein sequence MKNKGKRDGKVFLLMITIALFVTMYIAGIIIFNGKGFAKPQVFLNLFISNAGLIVIAAGMTMVMITGGIDISVGSVVALTCMMLAWMMEVKGIGAVPALLTVLAMGIFFGLVQGFFIAYLKIQPFIVTLAGMFFARGMTAIISQEMISVKNELFLKWAKSKINLTFLGGTVNKKGVVNYPFLYPSVIIALAVLVLVFVVLKYTKFGRTIYAVGGNEQSALMMGLNVKRTKLFVYVINGFLCALGGFLFCLNTCAGFVEQAKGFEMEAIASAVIGGTLLSGGVGNVFGSLFGVLIKGTIETFITFQGTLSSWWTKITIAALLAFFILLQSLFAKAKEK, from the coding sequence ATGAAGAACAAAGGAAAGAGAGATGGAAAAGTATTCCTGCTTATGATCACCATTGCCCTTTTCGTGACAATGTACATAGCCGGAATCATAATCTTTAATGGCAAAGGCTTTGCAAAGCCACAGGTATTTTTAAATCTTTTTATTTCCAATGCCGGCCTGATCGTGATAGCGGCTGGCATGACCATGGTCATGATCACTGGGGGGATTGATATTTCCGTTGGATCTGTGGTGGCCCTTACCTGCATGATGCTTGCCTGGATGATGGAAGTTAAGGGAATCGGGGCTGTTCCGGCCCTTTTGACTGTTCTGGCCATGGGCATCTTCTTTGGCCTGGTCCAGGGATTTTTTATTGCCTACTTAAAAATACAGCCATTTATCGTGACCCTGGCGGGAATGTTCTTTGCCAGAGGCATGACGGCCATCATCAGTCAGGAAATGATCAGTGTAAAAAATGAGCTGTTTTTAAAATGGGCGAAGAGTAAAATCAATTTGACCTTTCTTGGCGGAACCGTAAATAAAAAGGGTGTGGTAAACTATCCCTTTCTTTATCCAAGCGTTATCATCGCTCTGGCGGTACTGGTGCTGGTCTTTGTAGTATTAAAATATACGAAGTTCGGGCGGACGATTTACGCGGTGGGCGGAAATGAGCAGTCCGCACTGATGATGGGGTTAAATGTAAAGCGTACGAAGCTTTTTGTGTATGTCATTAACGGCTTCTTATGTGCATTAGGCGGGTTTTTATTCTGTTTAAATACCTGTGCGGGCTTTGTGGAGCAGGCCAAGGGTTTTGAGATGGAAGCCATCGCATCGGCGGTTATCGGTGGGACATTGCTGTCCGGAGGTGTGGGAAATGTATTTGGAAGCCTGTTTGGGGTTTTAATAAAGGGAACCATAGAGACATTCATCACCTTCCAGGGGACACTTTCATCCTGGTGGACGAAGATCACCATTGCGGCATTGCTGGCATTTTTTATTCTTCTTCAAAGCCTGTTTGCCAAGGCAAAGGAGAAGTGA
- a CDS encoding ABC transporter permease, giving the protein MNKLIIFVKKLTGTRLFLPLFCLVLVLLSNLIKTPTFFQVTLKNGVLYGYIIDVINRASDLVILSVGMTMVVAASGGTDISVGAVMSVAGAVCCYILAGGLQTVNEFQNPYILGVLAAVFAGMLCGCFNGFLVAKMKIQPMVATLILFTAGRGMAQLITRGQITYIRVESYKMLGASIPGIPVPTPVLVALLVVILTYVLLKKTTLGLYIQTVGINSRASRLMGIKSSGIIFLSYVFCGLCAGVSGLVASSRIYSADANNIGLNLELDAILAVALGGNSLGGGKFSLLGSVIGAYTIQALSTTLYAMGVSPDQIPVYKAIVVVIIVALQSTELKKMAKRFQTGHVAGKKVA; this is encoded by the coding sequence ATGAATAAGCTGATCATATTTGTGAAAAAACTAACAGGAACCCGCTTGTTCCTGCCTCTGTTCTGCCTTGTTCTGGTGCTGTTGTCAAACCTTATTAAAACGCCTACTTTTTTTCAGGTGACATTAAAAAACGGTGTTTTATATGGATATATTATCGATGTGATCAACCGGGCCAGTGATCTGGTGATCCTGTCTGTGGGAATGACCATGGTTGTGGCGGCCTCCGGTGGGACGGATATTTCCGTGGGAGCGGTCATGTCTGTGGCCGGAGCCGTCTGCTGCTATATCCTGGCAGGCGGACTGCAGACCGTGAATGAGTTTCAGAATCCCTATATATTAGGTGTATTGGCAGCCGTTTTTGCTGGAATGTTGTGCGGCTGCTTTAATGGGTTCCTGGTGGCGAAGATGAAGATCCAGCCCATGGTAGCGACCTTGATCCTGTTTACGGCAGGGCGGGGTATGGCACAGCTGATCACCAGAGGGCAGATTACCTACATCCGGGTGGAGTCCTATAAAATGCTGGGAGCCAGCATTCCCGGGATTCCTGTTCCGACTCCCGTACTCGTGGCGCTGCTAGTGGTGATCCTTACCTATGTTCTGCTTAAAAAAACCACGTTGGGACTTTATATCCAGACGGTAGGAATTAACTCCAGGGCTTCCAGGCTCATGGGGATCAAGTCTTCCGGGATCATCTTTCTGTCCTATGTATTCTGCGGACTTTGCGCAGGTGTATCCGGCCTGGTGGCATCTTCGAGAATCTACTCGGCGGACGCTAACAACATCGGGCTTAATCTGGAGTTAGATGCGATCCTTGCGGTAGCATTAGGGGGAAACAGCCTGGGAGGCGGTAAATTTTCCCTCCTTGGCAGTGTCATCGGTGCTTACACCATTCAGGCCTTAAGCACCACCTTATATGCTATGGGGGTCTCTCCGGACCAGATTCCGGTTTATAAGGCAATTGTCGTGGTGATCATCGTTGCTCTTCAGTCAACGGAGCTTAAAAAAATGGCGAAAAGATTCCAAACAGGCCATGTAGCGGGAAAGAAGGTGGCATAA